A window of Campylobacter ureolyticus contains these coding sequences:
- the trxA gene encoding thioredoxin, translating to MAKYIELTSKNFDVAKEGVSLVDFWAPWCGPCRMLAPVIDELAEEFEGKAKICKVNTDEEQDLAVEFGIRSIPTLLFFKDGEIKDQLIGAQSKQAITDKINSLL from the coding sequence ATGGCAAAATACATAGAACTTACATCAAAAAATTTCGATGTAGCAAAAGAAGGCGTTAGTTTAGTTGATTTTTGGGCTCCATGGTGCGGACCTTGTAGAATGCTTGCTCCTGTTATTGATGAGTTAGCAGAAGAATTTGAAGGAAAAGCTAAAATTTGTAAAGTAAATACCGACGAAGAGCAAGACTTAGCAGTTGAATTTGGTATAAGAAGCATTCCAACTTTACTTTTCTTTAAAGATGGCGAGATAAAAGATCAACTTATTGGCGCTCAGTCAAAACAAGCAATCACTGATAAAATAAACTCACTTTTATAG
- a CDS encoding TonB-dependent hemoglobin/transferrin/lactoferrin family receptor, which translates to MPNNKVIIFSFMFLSICFSNDNILLEEIEVSTHRLSAKQTQINSDKIRSSLISTQKDLVKNQVGVSITDGGRSGVNGFTIRGVDKDRVSVKVDGIEAAQSFVPTFHQKQGFISGARGGTEIENLSNIHIYKGANSLNSGNGALGGAVFMQTKSAHDFVESGKITGFYSKTAYSSKNSEFRQVLGSGFIYNGFEGLFQYTRRVGSELKNYYNGKIDDLDICGKDIANKDYNKYCGAGRILPDPTSYRTKSYLTKFGYRFGDDSFINLFYEKQSIDSLIEEKSFPASRNQTFTIDKTPYKRYGVSYEYMPSDSFLEELKVQFSKQVINQIYNQNSCVFRNCNNQDSKFERSTNIKQDKSQIDLNLNTIDLPICSSYHSFYFGLGFGRDNFKNSGFWSELIKNKREIRLDDANGKKLIKDENGIPILVPSIKGKLGIEKTTGWFSKELLTLDGKILKLPWFAMDGKVYVLDGNFIYTRPIRTDNYYIYLKEYIQLNDRLSGILGIRYDKIKHNLKTSSKLGAATGELAKETTKSIWNMQDHKAYSNFSYNTGLKYEIFDDTFLEYSFNTAFRAPKIQESFVEFIQGTKHFKSNFDLKTEKAFNHEIELSSDFKYGAFSLLAFYTKYKNFIDYSVSNIVEKVEEFDFNTLETVWRDKVIGTRYQYQNINSAHIKGLELNARIGTEDGLFGVFMASYQKGSKNDGSSLMGVSPLTFAAGVGYNDRQFSILLSAKYQKSKNPKDAMYFLNDNSGVSKKEDIKLESYPMLSNSFLVFDFMAEYRMSDNFKLNAGIFNIFDKKYITWDSIREAKENGSMSFIAKQENHEGSGWQRLTSPGRNFALSFEVKF; encoded by the coding sequence ATGCCAAATAACAAAGTCATTATATTTAGTTTTATGTTTTTATCTATTTGTTTTTCAAATGATAATATTTTACTTGAAGAGATTGAAGTTTCAACCCATAGGCTTTCAGCTAAACAAACACAAATAAATAGCGATAAAATTAGATCTTCTTTAATATCTACTCAAAAAGATTTAGTAAAAAATCAAGTAGGAGTAAGTATCACCGATGGTGGTAGAAGTGGAGTAAATGGTTTTACAATTCGTGGAGTTGATAAAGATAGAGTATCTGTAAAAGTTGATGGGATTGAAGCTGCACAAAGTTTTGTACCAACTTTTCATCAAAAACAAGGTTTTATTTCTGGTGCAAGAGGTGGAACAGAAATAGAAAATTTAAGCAATATTCACATCTATAAAGGTGCAAATTCATTAAATTCAGGAAATGGTGCATTAGGTGGTGCAGTTTTTATGCAAACAAAATCGGCGCATGATTTTGTAGAATCTGGCAAAATAACTGGATTTTATAGCAAAACTGCCTATTCGTCTAAAAATAGTGAATTTCGTCAAGTTTTAGGAAGTGGGTTTATTTATAATGGCTTTGAGGGGCTCTTTCAATATACAAGAAGAGTTGGAAGTGAATTAAAAAATTATTATAATGGAAAAATTGATGATTTGGATATTTGTGGAAAAGATATCGCAAATAAAGATTATAATAAATATTGCGGAGCTGGAAGAATTTTGCCAGATCCCACCTCGTATAGAACAAAATCATATTTAACCAAATTTGGATACAGGTTTGGCGATGATAGTTTTATAAATTTATTTTATGAAAAACAAAGTATTGATAGCTTAATAGAAGAAAAAAGCTTTCCAGCAAGCAGAAATCAGACTTTTACAATAGATAAAACACCATATAAACGTTATGGTGTAAGTTATGAATATATGCCAAGCGATAGTTTTTTGGAAGAATTAAAAGTTCAATTTTCAAAACAGGTTATAAATCAAATTTATAATCAAAACTCATGTGTTTTTAGAAATTGTAATAATCAAGATAGCAAATTTGAAAGAAGTACTAATATTAAACAAGACAAGAGCCAAATTGATTTAAATTTAAACACTATTGATTTACCAATTTGCTCATCATATCATAGTTTTTATTTTGGCTTAGGTTTTGGAAGAGATAATTTTAAAAATAGCGGTTTTTGGTCTGAGCTTATCAAAAATAAAAGAGAAATTCGCCTTGATGATGCGAACGGTAAAAAATTAATTAAAGATGAAAATGGAATTCCGATTTTAGTTCCTTCAATAAAAGGAAAACTTGGTATAGAAAAAACAACCGGTTGGTTTTCCAAAGAGCTTTTAACACTAGATGGGAAAATATTAAAACTTCCTTGGTTTGCTATGGATGGAAAAGTTTATGTTCTAGATGGAAATTTTATTTATACGAGACCTATAAGAACCGATAATTATTATATTTATTTAAAAGAATATATTCAGTTAAATGATAGATTAAGTGGTATTCTAGGAATTCGCTACGATAAAATTAAACACAATCTTAAAACTAGTTCAAAACTTGGTGCTGCTACTGGAGAGCTAGCAAAAGAGACTACAAAATCAATATGGAATATGCAAGATCATAAAGCTTATAGTAATTTTAGCTACAACACTGGATTGAAATATGAAATTTTTGATGATACTTTTTTAGAATATAGTTTTAATACAGCTTTTAGAGCCCCAAAAATACAAGAGAGCTTTGTTGAATTCATACAAGGAACTAAGCATTTTAAATCAAATTTTGATTTAAAAACTGAAAAAGCCTTTAATCACGAAATAGAACTAAGTTCTGATTTTAAATATGGAGCTTTTAGCTTATTAGCATTTTATACCAAATATAAAAATTTTATTGATTATAGTGTTAGTAATATTGTTGAAAAAGTGGAAGAGTTTGATTTTAATACTTTGGAGACAGTTTGGCGTGACAAAGTTATAGGAACTAGATATCAGTATCAAAATATAAATTCAGCACATATTAAAGGATTGGAGTTAAATGCAAGAATAGGCACTGAAGATGGCTTGTTTGGGGTTTTTATGGCTTCATATCAAAAAGGCTCAAAAAATGATGGAAGTTCATTAATGGGAGTTTCTCCTTTAACTTTTGCGGCGGGGGTTGGATATAATGATAGGCAATTTAGTATTTTACTTAGTGCAAAATATCAAAAATCTAAAAATCCAAAAGATGCCATGTATTTTTTGAACGATAATAGTGGAGTTAGCAAGAAAGAAGATATTAAACTTGAAAGCTATCCTATGCTTAGTAATTCTTTTTTAGTTTTTGATTTTATGGCTGAATATAGAATGAGTGATAATTTTAAATTAAATGCTGGAATATTTAATATTTTTGATAAAAAATACATAACTTGGGATAGTATAAGAGAGGCAAAAGAAAATGGATCAATGTCTTTTATTGCAAAACAAGAAAATCATGAAGGATCTGGGTGGCAAAGACTTACATCTCCAGGAAGAAATTTTGCTTTGTCATTTGAAGTAAAATTTTAA
- a CDS encoding homoserine dehydrogenase, with product MNVAILGVGTVGSSVIKILQKNKDLISARAGKEIIPVVGTVRDLNKDRGVNIPLTDDIKSVLNRDDIDIYIELMGGVEKPFNIVSEILKKKKPVVTANKAMLAYHRYALQNLAKDTPFGFEASVAGGIPIIKALREGLSANRVEKIVGILNGTSNYILTDMMQNNSNFEDVLKKAQSLGYAEADPTFDVDGIDAAHKLLILSSIAYGVHGDPEDILVKGIRKISNEDIFFAKEFDYTIKLLGISKITDGKAELRVHPALINKDRIIAEVDGVMNAVSINCDALNESMYYGPGAGGDATASAVIADLIDIAKGNKNPMLGYAQNFKKMELIEQKNIQTKYYLRVKVEDRTGVLASITNVMSQNNISIDSFLQKPRNKGEKHTTLYFTTHLSLEANIKRVMGILENFEFVLNRPFMIRIEE from the coding sequence ATGAATGTAGCGATTTTAGGTGTTGGAACAGTTGGAAGTTCTGTTATTAAAATTTTACAAAAAAATAAAGATCTAATAAGTGCAAGAGCTGGAAAAGAGATAATTCCAGTAGTTGGCACAGTTAGAGACTTAAATAAAGATAGAGGCGTTAATATCCCACTAACTGATGATATTAAAAGTGTATTAAATAGAGATGATATAGATATTTATATTGAACTTATGGGTGGTGTTGAAAAGCCTTTTAATATAGTTAGCGAAATTTTAAAGAAAAAAAAGCCGGTTGTAACAGCAAATAAAGCCATGCTTGCATATCATAGATATGCCTTACAAAATCTTGCAAAAGATACGCCTTTTGGATTTGAAGCAAGTGTTGCAGGTGGCATTCCAATTATAAAAGCCCTAAGAGAGGGACTTAGCGCAAACAGAGTTGAAAAAATAGTAGGAATTTTAAATGGAACAAGCAACTATATCTTAACAGATATGATGCAAAATAACTCAAATTTTGAAGATGTGCTTAAAAAAGCTCAAAGTTTGGGTTATGCTGAGGCAGATCCAACTTTTGATGTTGATGGGATTGATGCAGCTCACAAGCTTTTGATTTTAAGCAGTATTGCTTATGGCGTTCATGGCGATCCTGAAGATATTTTAGTTAAAGGTATTAGAAAAATTTCAAATGAAGATATCTTTTTTGCAAAAGAGTTTGACTATACTATAAAACTTTTAGGAATTTCAAAAATAACTGATGGCAAGGCCGAGCTTAGAGTTCATCCAGCACTAATTAATAAAGATAGGATAATTGCCGAAGTTGATGGCGTGATGAATGCAGTTAGTATAAATTGTGATGCACTAAATGAAAGTATGTATTATGGTCCAGGTGCTGGAGGAGATGCAACTGCAAGTGCGGTTATTGCAGATCTTATAGACATCGCAAAAGGAAATAAAAACCCAATGCTTGGATATGCTCAAAATTTTAAAAAAATGGAGTTAATCGAACAAAAAAATATTCAAACAAAATACTATCTAAGAGTAAAAGTCGAAGATAGAACTGGAGTTTTAGCTAGCATTACAAATGTGATGAGCCAAAACAATATCTCAATAGATAGCTTTTTACAAAAACCAAGAAACAAGGGAGAAAAACACACCACACTTTATTTTACAACCCATTTAAGCCTTGAAGCAAACATTAAAAGAGTTATGGGAATTTTAGAAAATTTTGAATTTGTTTTAAATAGACCTTTTATGATAAGGATAGAAGAGTAA
- a CDS encoding TonB-dependent receptor domain-containing protein: MGKKLLLILTTNFLFAHQNYELNTIEVNANTIDPKEKKIGKTLKSNQILSKEQVADSKDLVKYETGVSVVESGRFGTSGYTIRGVDENRVAIMIDGLSQAQTISSQGFNELFMGYGNFNNTRNGVEIETLKQATIQKGADSVKVGSGALGGSIVFETKDARDYLLDKNWFYAFKTGYADKNYEFFTSHTIAAKAKWFDLLVVRTDRNSHQIKNYDYHKYDETVGKTRKKADPYKITKDSTLIKFSFNPNDTNRITFAKDMYDVNSKGHDFSYTFTPSNLGTGTVKSNSDGYRFTDDFIKRKNFSVSFENYDENLFYDSVKITLSDQKITTKAKTDEKCRDKDNCETISNKAGISIKDGKIVDKWGKEFKADGNGLDRTITDSKGNKFSSNYFDYYSLIGSEKVWYDCSIFNCDKLEVNIMGQYGKVTDERKVINLNLRQKDSVSGKIYGAYDWDSLDPQTRPKYWDAKKYAVLMPRSDGYLNRSWKERDLNTDTKQINIDFTKEFKLYSTKHSFEYGGLLSKEKKEMINNSGYDGSDNKWWAQPFQRIENGKGIKCDVSGGYSGFACPKTSINSFLIPVEAITNALYFKDYIKFNDFIALDLAYRYDKTKYRTKYDPKTSPKIPDDMVKGLYIKPKLLPDKIEHYTGGKAWWETGMTFEQYKNLLKKIDENIKKNQQILKQNALDNIKYFSQPKDFNNDSYLFGLDLDPFEFLRIQLKYSKAFRNPTSDELYFTYKHPDFTVVPNWNLNTEIAKTKESAITLYDDLGHFTFSVFKSNYSNFIDLKYIGSEVFEIPGVERLNYYKYQNVNYQKAKVNGYEIEARLNLGEVTQNFSNFYLGFKQTFQKGKFKDEYGQMQPINAIDPKKSIYSFGWRNQKYGFDLYLTQVSQKKAEDTYNMYWKQNDEKRKFIKYRSDKYTILDFITFAKPIENLALTFGIYNITDKKYLSWSSARSIREFGTTNLIDQKTGGGIERFYEPGRNLKFTFEYNW, translated from the coding sequence ATGGGGAAAAAACTTCTTTTAATTTTAACAACAAATTTTTTATTCGCACATCAAAATTATGAGCTTAATACCATAGAAGTAAATGCAAATACTATCGATCCAAAAGAAAAAAAGATTGGTAAAACCTTAAAATCAAATCAAATTTTATCTAAAGAACAAGTTGCAGATAGCAAAGACTTAGTTAAATATGAAACCGGAGTTTCTGTTGTAGAAAGTGGCAGATTTGGAACAAGTGGATATACCATTAGAGGAGTTGATGAAAATAGAGTAGCTATAATGATTGATGGTTTATCACAGGCTCAAACAATATCTTCACAAGGATTCAATGAATTATTTATGGGGTATGGAAATTTCAATAACACAAGAAATGGCGTCGAAATAGAAACTCTAAAACAAGCAACTATACAAAAAGGAGCTGATTCAGTTAAGGTTGGCAGTGGAGCACTTGGTGGCTCAATTGTTTTTGAAACAAAAGATGCAAGAGACTACTTATTGGATAAAAATTGGTTTTATGCTTTTAAGACGGGGTATGCTGATAAAAATTATGAATTTTTTACATCGCACACTATTGCCGCAAAAGCAAAATGGTTTGATTTATTAGTAGTAAGAACGGATAGAAATTCGCATCAAATTAAAAATTATGATTATCATAAATATGATGAAACGGTTGGAAAAACTAGAAAAAAAGCAGATCCATATAAAATAACTAAAGATAGCACTTTGATAAAATTTTCTTTTAATCCAAACGATACAAATAGAATAACTTTTGCAAAAGATATGTATGATGTAAATTCAAAAGGACATGATTTTTCTTATACCTTTACACCTAGTAATCTTGGAACAGGTACAGTTAAAAGTAATAGTGATGGATATAGATTTACAGATGATTTTATAAAAAGAAAAAATTTTTCTGTTTCATTTGAAAATTATGATGAAAATTTATTTTATGATTCGGTAAAAATAACTCTTTCGGACCAAAAAATAACAACAAAGGCAAAAACTGATGAAAAATGTCGTGATAAGGATAATTGTGAAACCATATCAAACAAAGCTGGAATAAGCATTAAAGATGGCAAAATTGTTGATAAATGGGGAAAGGAATTTAAAGCAGATGGAAACGGTCTAGATAGAACCATAACAGATAGCAAAGGAAATAAATTTAGCTCAAATTATTTTGATTATTATTCACTCATAGGAAGCGAAAAGGTCTGGTATGATTGTTCTATTTTTAACTGTGACAAACTAGAAGTTAATATTATGGGTCAATATGGCAAAGTAACTGATGAAAGAAAAGTAATAAACCTAAACCTTAGACAAAAAGACTCAGTAAGTGGAAAAATTTATGGAGCATATGATTGGGATAGCTTGGACCCTCAAACAAGGCCAAAATATTGGGATGCAAAAAAATATGCTGTGTTAATGCCAAGAAGCGATGGTTATTTAAACAGATCGTGGAAAGAAAGAGATTTAAATACAGATACGAAACAAATAAACATAGATTTTACAAAAGAATTTAAACTATATTCTACAAAGCATAGTTTTGAATATGGCGGACTTTTGTCAAAAGAAAAAAAAGAGATGATAAATAATAGTGGCTATGATGGAAGTGACAATAAATGGTGGGCACAACCATTTCAACGTATAGAAAATGGCAAAGGTATTAAATGCGATGTAAGTGGTGGATATAGTGGTTTTGCGTGCCCCAAAACATCGATAAATTCATTTTTAATTCCAGTTGAGGCAATAACAAATGCTTTATATTTTAAAGATTATATTAAATTTAATGATTTTATTGCGCTTGATTTAGCCTATAGATATGATAAAACAAAATATAGAACAAAATATGATCCAAAAACATCTCCAAAAATACCAGATGATATGGTAAAAGGACTTTATATAAAACCAAAATTGTTACCAGATAAAATCGAACACTATACAGGTGGAAAAGCTTGGTGGGAAACAGGTATGACCTTTGAGCAATATAAAAATCTATTAAAAAAAATAGATGAAAATATTAAAAAAAATCAACAAATTCTAAAACAAAACGCACTAGATAATATAAAATATTTTTCGCAACCAAAAGATTTTAACAATGACTCTTATCTTTTTGGACTAGATCTAGATCCTTTTGAGTTTTTAAGAATTCAACTCAAATATTCAAAAGCATTTAGAAATCCAACAAGTGATGAGCTTTATTTTACATATAAGCATCCTGACTTTACTGTGGTTCCAAACTGGAATTTAAATACCGAAATCGCAAAAACAAAAGAATCTGCTATAACCCTATATGATGATTTAGGACATTTTACTTTTAGCGTTTTTAAATCAAACTATAGTAATTTTATTGATTTAAAATATATCGGATCGGAAGTTTTCGAAATTCCAGGAGTGGAAAGACTTAATTATTATAAATATCAAAATGTAAATTATCAAAAAGCAAAAGTTAATGGATATGAGATAGAAGCAAGACTAAACTTAGGTGAAGTTACACAAAATTTTTCTAATTTTTATTTAGGCTTTAAACAGACATTTCAAAAAGGAAAATTTAAAGACGAATATGGCCAAATGCAGCCGATAAACGCAATTGACCCTAAAAAATCTATCTACTCTTTTGGTTGGAGAAACCAAAAATATGGTTTTGATTTATACCTAACACAAGTATCCCAAAAAAAAGCAGAAGATACCTACAATATGTATTGGAAACAAAATGATGAAAAAAGAAAATTTATAAAATATAGAAGTGATAAATACACAATTTTAGATTTTATAACTTTTGCAAAACCAATTGAAAATTTAGCTTTAACATTTGGAATTTATAATATCACAGATAAAAAATATTTATCATGGAGTTCAGCTAGATCAATAAGAGAATTTGGAACAACAAATTTAATAGATCAAAAAACGGGAGGAGGTATTGAGAGATTTTATGAACCTGGTAGAAATTTAAAATTTACTTTTGAATACAATTGGTAA
- a CDS encoding YraN family protein has protein sequence MGLKEYIFGFKSEEKAINFLKKLKFEIIDRNFKSKFGEIDIIAKKDDVYHFIEVKATKGDYEAIYRITPQKLEKILKTLNFYLLKNPEITNYQVDALVFKKDKFEFIENITI, from the coding sequence TTGGGATTAAAAGAGTATATTTTTGGATTTAAAAGCGAAGAAAAAGCTATAAATTTTTTAAAAAAACTCAAATTTGAAATAATTGATCGAAATTTTAAAAGCAAATTTGGCGAAATTGACATCATCGCCAAAAAAGATGATGTTTATCATTTCATCGAGGTAAAAGCTACAAAGGGTGATTACGAAGCGATTTACCGCATAACTCCTCAAAAATTAGAAAAAATTTTAAAAACTTTAAATTTTTATCTTTTAAAAAATCCAGAAATTACAAACTACCAAGTTGATGCTTTGGTGTTTAAAAAAGATAAATTTGAATTTATAGAAAATATTACTATTTGA
- the trxB gene encoding thioredoxin-disulfide reductase, which translates to MLNLAIIGGGPAGLAAGLYATRGGLKDVVLFELGMPGGQITGSSEIENYPGVATIMDGLSFMQPWLEQCFRFGLKQESKKVVKVVKNKDQSFSIFTDSGDEFKAKAVILATGSEPRKAGFKGENEFFGKGVSTCATCDGFFYKNKEVAVLGGGDTALEEAIYLTNIVSKVYLIHRREGFRAAPITVEKAKKNPKIEFVLNAVVDEVYGDNSGVTGVRVKFNDGKTRELKVPGIFTFVGLNVRNSIIKNDDKFICNTNETGQVEVDLKMQTSIKGLFAAGDIRQDAPKQVVSAAGDGAVAALSAMNYIENLH; encoded by the coding sequence ATGTTAAATTTAGCTATCATTGGCGGCGGACCAGCAGGTCTTGCAGCAGGACTTTATGCCACAAGAGGCGGACTTAAAGATGTTGTTTTATTTGAACTTGGTATGCCTGGTGGCCAAATCACAGGAAGCTCTGAGATAGAAAACTACCCAGGAGTTGCAACCATAATGGATGGGCTTAGTTTTATGCAGCCTTGGCTTGAGCAATGTTTTAGATTTGGTTTAAAACAAGAGAGTAAAAAAGTTGTAAAAGTTGTAAAAAACAAAGACCAAAGTTTTAGCATTTTTACAGATAGCGGTGATGAGTTTAAGGCAAAAGCTGTTATCCTAGCAACTGGCTCAGAACCTAGAAAAGCAGGCTTTAAAGGTGAAAATGAGTTTTTTGGAAAAGGAGTTAGTACTTGTGCAACATGCGATGGCTTTTTTTACAAAAATAAAGAAGTTGCTGTTTTAGGCGGTGGTGATACTGCGTTAGAAGAAGCGATTTATTTAACAAACATTGTCTCAAAAGTATATTTAATACACAGAAGAGAAGGCTTTCGTGCCGCACCAATAACAGTTGAAAAAGCTAAGAAAAATCCAAAAATAGAATTTGTTTTAAATGCTGTTGTTGATGAAGTTTATGGGGATAACTCAGGCGTTACTGGAGTTAGAGTAAAATTTAATGACGGAAAAACAAGAGAGTTAAAAGTTCCTGGAATTTTTACTTTTGTGGGGCTTAATGTTAGAAATAGTATCATTAAAAATGATGATAAATTTATTTGCAACACAAATGAAACTGGACAAGTAGAGGTTGATTTAAAAATGCAAACAAGCATTAAAGGTCTTTTTGCAGCAGGCGATATCAGACAAGATGCCCCAAAGCAAGTTGTCTCAGCAGCTGGAGATGGCGCAGTTGCAGCACTTAGCGCTATGAATTATATAGAAAACCTACACTAA
- a CDS encoding molybdopterin guanine dinucleotide-containing S/N-oxide reductase, with protein sequence MSVNLSRRNSLKTIGAAFCVPFFMKMNLFAAENATKNFKIIRDGEVITGAHWGVLKLTIKDGKIVKSEPLNKTSSIKNPLQHYTADLVYAKDRVKYPYVRKSYLENPDSPKPELRGSDEWVRVSYDKAIKLIANELKKTIKASGNTSVFAGSYGWKSPGNMQNARILLHRFMNQIGGFTGTLGDYSTGASQIIMPHVLGTIEVYEQQTSWPLVLENADVVVIWGADPYSTLKIAWTVSDEQGLKYLEELKKSGKKVIFIDPIKNATCKFLNAQWIAPLPNTDVAMMLGMMYELYESKKYDQKFIETYTTGFDKFLPYLLGKTDNTPKTPKWASQICKIDEKTIKELAHTLYDNKTMIMSGWGMQRAHHGEQPHWALVTLCAMLGQIGKPGCGFGLSYHYSNGGTPDAKAGIVGGISSGAANVGTGQSWLQKATDSAFPLARISDALLNPGKTIDHNGKKITYPKIDFIYWAGGNPLVHHQNTNEFIKVWKKPRTVVVNEIYWTPTARMADIVMPVTTIYERDDISMIGDYANLGITPMKQAVEKIGESKNDYEIFTDLAAEFGVKDKYTENKSDIDWIKEFYESARDQAKKMQLEELNGVVMKPFEEFWADNKPITFLQTQEGFEYNRYGDFREDPILEPLGTPSGLIEIYSEVIEKMNYDDCKAHPTWFEPIEWLGMKNKPAEFHLVTSHPEDRLHSQLNNTSLRDEYAISNLEPIWINSEDAKAKGIKTGDAVRVFNARGEVLAGAKVTDDIIKGVVKLCEGAWYDPLDPTKANTLDKNGSANVLTIDMPTSKLANGNISHTGLVNIEKFTGKVPELTIFKQPNIKA encoded by the coding sequence ATGTCAGTAAATTTATCAAGAAGAAATTCACTTAAAACAATTGGTGCGGCATTTTGTGTGCCATTTTTTATGAAAATGAACCTTTTTGCGGCCGAAAATGCTACTAAAAATTTCAAGATTATTAGAGATGGTGAAGTTATAACAGGAGCTCACTGGGGCGTTTTAAAACTTACCATAAAAGACGGTAAAATCGTAAAAAGCGAGCCTTTAAACAAAACTTCAAGCATAAAAAATCCTCTTCAACACTACACAGCTGATTTGGTTTATGCAAAAGATAGGGTCAAATATCCTTATGTAAGAAAAAGCTATTTAGAAAATCCAGATAGCCCAAAACCTGAACTTAGAGGAAGTGATGAGTGGGTTAGAGTAAGCTATGACAAAGCTATAAAGCTAATTGCAAACGAACTTAAAAAAACAATAAAAGCAAGCGGAAATACTAGTGTTTTTGCAGGAAGCTATGGATGGAAAAGTCCTGGAAATATGCAAAATGCAAGAATCTTACTTCATAGATTTATGAACCAAATAGGTGGTTTTACAGGAACTTTAGGTGATTATTCAACTGGTGCATCACAAATTATTATGCCGCATGTCCTAGGAACAATTGAGGTATATGAGCAACAAACTTCTTGGCCTTTAGTATTAGAAAATGCCGATGTTGTTGTTATTTGGGGTGCTGATCCATACTCAACCTTAAAAATAGCTTGGACTGTAAGCGATGAGCAAGGTTTAAAGTATCTTGAAGAACTAAAAAAGAGTGGAAAAAAAGTTATTTTCATAGATCCTATAAAAAATGCAACTTGCAAATTTTTAAACGCCCAGTGGATAGCACCGTTACCAAATACCGATGTTGCAATGATGCTTGGTATGATGTATGAACTCTATGAGTCTAAAAAATATGACCAAAAATTTATAGAAACCTACACAACAGGATTTGATAAGTTCTTGCCTTATCTTCTTGGAAAAACAGATAATACTCCAAAAACTCCAAAATGGGCTTCCCAAATTTGTAAAATTGATGAAAAAACCATAAAAGAGTTGGCTCATACACTTTATGACAATAAAACTATGATAATGAGTGGATGGGGTATGCAAAGAGCTCATCATGGCGAGCAACCACATTGGGCACTAGTAACTCTTTGTGCAATGCTTGGACAAATTGGAAAGCCAGGATGTGGATTTGGATTAAGCTATCATTACAGTAACGGCGGAACACCTGATGCAAAAGCTGGAATCGTTGGTGGTATAAGCTCAGGTGCTGCAAACGTTGGAACCGGTCAAAGCTGGCTTCAAAAAGCAACTGATTCAGCATTTCCACTAGCTAGAATTTCAGATGCTCTTTTAAATCCTGGAAAAACAATAGATCACAACGGCAAAAAAATAACCTATCCAAAAATTGACTTTATATACTGGGCAGGCGGAAATCCTTTAGTCCATCATCAAAATACAAATGAATTTATTAAAGTTTGGAAAAAGCCACGAACTGTTGTAGTAAATGAAATTTACTGGACTCCAACTGCTAGAATGGCAGATATTGTTATGCCTGTAACTACAATCTATGAAAGAGATGATATTTCTATGATTGGTGATTATGCAAATTTAGGAATAACTCCAATGAAACAAGCTGTTGAAAAAATAGGTGAGAGTAAAAATGACTATGAAATTTTTACCGATTTAGCAGCAGAGTTTGGTGTAAAAGACAAATATACAGAAAATAAAAGCGATATTGACTGGATAAAAGAATTTTATGAAAGCGCAAGAGATCAGGCAAAGAAAATGCAACTTGAAGAGCTAAATGGCGTTGTTATGAAGCCATTTGAGGAATTTTGGGCTGATAATAAGCCTATAACTTTCCTTCAAACTCAAGAGGGATTTGAATATAATAGATATGGCGATTTTAGAGAAGATCCTATTTTAGAGCCACTCGGCACTCCATCAGGCCTAATTGAAATTTACTCAGAAGTAATTGAGAAGATGAATTATGATGATTGTAAAGCTCATCCAACTTGGTTTGAGCCAATTGAATGGCTTGGTATGAAAAACAAACCTGCTGAGTTTCACCTAGTTACTTCTCACCCTGAAGATCGTCTTCACTCTCAGCTAAATAACACAAGTCTTAGAGATGAGTATGCTATCTCAAACCTGGAGCCTATCTGGATAAACAGTGAAGACGCAAAAGCAAAAGGCATCAAAACTGGTGATGCGGTTAGAGTATTTAATGCTAGAGGCGAGGTGTTGGCTGGTGCAAAAGTAACAGATGACATTATAAAAGGTGTTGTTAAACTATGTGAAGGTGCTTGGTACGACCCACTTGATCCAACAAAGGCAAATACTTTGGATAAAAATGGAAGCGCAAATGTCTTAACTATAGATATGCCAACTTCAAAACTTGCAAATGGAAACATCTCTCACACTGGTCTTGTAAATATAGAAAAATTTACAGGCAAAGTTCCTGAGCTTACTATCTTTAAACAACCTAATATAAAAGCTTAA